TCCTTCGCGAAGTGGGGCGTGGCGGGAGGTCGGGACCGGCCGCCGGATTCGCCGGGATTGGAGTGGATGAGCGCGGGCCCCGTAGGTGTCCCAGTCAACAGTCGTTGTATTACTGTTGTGGAAACCACAGTAATATGTGATTTGTGATCACACAAGTGGGAGTTCTGCTCACCTTCTCGCATGGTTGCGGACCTGTCAGCTCAACGCATCACGGATGCGGGCTATGGCGGAGTTCAGGGAGGCGTCTGTGATCTCCACTGCCGTCGACACATCCCCGGCCTGTGCCGCATCGATGAGATGGCGCTGGTGGGTGAGCAGCTCTGTGGCCGAACCGGATTCCAGCTCGTCCCGTGCGCCCACGATCTTGAAGTGACGGCACCGGGCCCACAAACTCCGGATCGTCTCGTCCAGCACCCTGTTGCCGGAGGCAGCGTACACCGTTCCCAGTAAATCCTCGTCGAGGGAGAGGTAGTCGATGACGTCACCGCGTTCCAGGGCGCTGTGCATCCTGTCGTACAGGGTCTCCAGGGTCTGGAGATCCGCGGGCTCCAGTGCGCTGATGCCTACCTCGGTGGCGCGGACCTCGAGAACCCGGCGGACCTCGTAGATGTCCAGCAGTTCCTCGGGGGAGAATGCCTTGACGACGGCACCGCGACGGGGACGCGTTTCGACGAGCCCGACCTCCTCGAGCCGTTTGATGGCTTCGCGCACCGGCATCACGCTGATGCCGAGCTCTTCGGCGAGGTCCCGGATCTGCAGCCGTCGTCCCGCTTCGTAGCTGCCGTTGACGATTGCAGTATGGATCGCCTCATAGGCCAGGTCGCCTACGCGGTCGGTGGTCTGCAGTCGGCTGAGTGCCATGCGGTTCACTATACCGAGGGCGGCGGAGGGGGCTGTTCTCTGGGCGA
The genomic region above belongs to Corynebacterium glyciniphilum AJ 3170 and contains:
- a CDS encoding GntR family transcriptional regulator, which translates into the protein MALSRLQTTDRVGDLAYEAIHTAIVNGSYEAGRRLQIRDLAEELGISVMPVREAIKRLEEVGLVETRPRRGAVVKAFSPEELLDIYEVRRVLEVRATEVGISALEPADLQTLETLYDRMHSALERGDVIDYLSLDEDLLGTVYAASGNRVLDETIRSLWARCRHFKIVGARDELESGSATELLTHQRHLIDAAQAGDVSTAVEITDASLNSAIARIRDALS